Proteins from a genomic interval of Rhipicephalus microplus isolate Deutch F79 chromosome 6, USDA_Rmic, whole genome shotgun sequence:
- the LOC142765146 gene encoding uncharacterized protein LOC142765146, with protein MREELGHQGTVLLSPHHAACTIIMMQHGAAGETRRQLGRLLGLAGDDSPGEAVTEDTAACGVGRRQSSLTDVFGLHACMLFCCDFHRPRRKLGAAGAMTSYLTLCHDASVHLATRYHKPLAMFSPQIHVMDFATCAEECRLYIDGLFQALSDFSFQSPMFSGDSVGPDSRLVFASVALFDSKLPAQFQPSRGWFRDACGSEGAVRTLRRLGAPYRTARRVWATPHKALLQRAPPLL; from the exons ATGCGAGAGGAACTGGGACACCAGGGCACCGTCCTGCTGTCACCCCACCACGCTGCCTGCACGATCATCATGATGCAGCACGGCGCAGCTGGCGAGACGAGGCGGCAGCTCGGACGCCTCCTCGGTTTAGCGGGCGACGACTCGCCAGGGGAAGCTGTCACCGA GGACACTGCCGCATGCGGAGTCGGCCGCCGCCAGAGTTCGCTCACGGACGTCTTCGGACTGCACGCCTGCATGCTGTTCTGCTGCGACTTCCATCGGCCCAGGAGGAAGTTGGGAGCGGCGGGCGCGATGACCAGTTACCTCACGCTGTGCCACGACGCCAGCGTACACCTCGCCACCCGCTACCACAAGCCGCTGGCTATGTTCTCGCCCCAGATTCACGTCAT GGACTTCGCCACGTGCGCCGAAGAGTGCCGCCTCTACATCGACGGCCTGTTCCAGGCGCTGTCTGACTTCAGCTTCCAGAGCCCCATGTTCTCCGGCGATTCCGTGGGTCCCGACTCGCGGCTCGTGTTCGCCAGCGTGGCGCTGTTCGACTCGAAACTGCCCGCCCAGTTCCAGCCCTCCCGCGGATGGTTCCGCGACGCTTGCGGCAGCGAAGGCGCCGTGCGCACGTTGCGCCGTCTGGGGGCGCCGTACCGAACTGCCAG GCGCGTTTGGGCCACGCCCCACAAAGCCCTGCTCCAGCGGGCGCCACCACTCCTGTGA